In Diceros bicornis minor isolate mBicDic1 chromosome 13, mDicBic1.mat.cur, whole genome shotgun sequence, the sequence TCCGACACCCTTAGTTCCTCCCAAGCTGTCCCCAGTTGTCCCTCTGATTCCATCTCTCACCCCCACCACACACCATCTCTGGCTCAGGGTATAGTTTGCTCCTGTTGAATGGGCAGATGTGGTTCCAGCACAGGCGGATGCTGACCCCAGCCTTCCACTACGACATCCTGAAGCCCTACGTTTGGCTCATGGCCGACTCAGTCCGAGTGATGCTGGTAAGTCCATCCCTCTCTCACCTGCACATGTTCACACACAGCAAAACTCACAGAGTCCACTCCAGACACATATATCTCTCAGACATACATCAGACACAGACACCCAGAGTAATGTACTCAGATCCTACTATGAGACATGGCTCCCCAAAGTGGATGGGATAGGAGATACCAGCTTAGATAAACTCTTTCTCATCGCCAAGGAAAAGGAGGGCCACGGTGGATACAGGGTCCACTCTCTTGCCACGTCAATGTCTTCAGCACAGTGGACTAGAGCAAGCCTCATTTCTCAGAGCAGCAGGACAAGCTGACCCTGGCTGGCCTGGGCAGTGGCAGCTTCAGTGGCTTCCCAGGGTGTCACTCAGCTTGGCTCTGGCCTGGAGCCCAGGGCTTCAGAATGGAACTGAGCCACTCAATGGAAGCAAATGGAGACCAAGTGTACACTCTAAGACACTCTCAGGTCTACACTACTTGGACCACACCCACCAATCCGAACCATATCCTGCCATCACATCACCTCCCATCAAGACTGCAATTTCTTAACTGTGCTCAGCTAATATTTGAGGAATGAAAGGAATTGAAGTCCCAGATGTCTGTTCCTTAGAAGCCCCAGTACTCACCCTTTAGGCTTGCTCTTCCATTGACACATTTGCTCCCCAAATGTGGACTTCACCTGTCCCTCACATCTAGTTCAGCCCCAGTTCAGAGAAGATTTCCTCTTTGTCTCCTGAAAAACAATGTTTTCTGGTCTTCCAAAAGGAGGTTATGCAACTTGTTCCTAAAATTCAATACCAATTCAGACTATTAGGAGAGatcattaattataaaataaaggttTCTGAGAAAATAGGCCTCACATTACAAACGCTTGCTTTATAGTCTTAATTTACTATACCATATCTGTTGTAGAAAGTGAGGAAATCCCTAAAGAATAtgtagaaagacagagagagagcctgGCCTTGTCATCACGGACCTTATGGGGGGGCAAGGGAGGATCAATGTCCCCCTTGCACCACAGGACAAATGGGAGGAGCTCATCAGCCAGGACTCACATCTGGAGATCTTTGGACATGTCTCCATGATGACCCTGGACACCATCATGAAGTGTGCCTTCAGCCACCAGAGCAGCGTCCAGACAGACAGGTCAGTGATAACCCTTGTGCTGCAGGGTCTTATTTCTTACACACTGGTGTGGACTTACTTGAGAGATAATAGGACACTTTGCATCCTTACAGCACAACATTCAGCATTCTTCCAAGAGCCCCCAACAATGGAAAAATTACATCCCAGACCAAAACTTGACTTAGCCACAGATCCCTGATTCCTCGCAAACGTAGAAGCCTGGCTGCCCACACCACTTATAACAAGAGAATGAGGGTCTCGAGGGCTGTGACACAGCAATGATAAATGCCTCAGTGTCCTGTCCCCACTGATTGAGAAAATCACCCAGAACCTAACTCCACCTCCAGGTCAGAGGCCTCCCTCCACTCCAGTCTCTTCTGCATCCTCCTCTTTCAGGAACTCCCAATCCTACATCCAGGCCATTGAGGACTTGAACAATCTTTTTTTCCTGGGCGAGGAATGTCTTCTACCAGAATGACATCATCTACAGGCTGACCCCTGATGGACGCTGGAGCCACCAAGCCTGCCAGCTCGCCCATCAACACACAGGTTGGACTCCACCTCCGTGGCTGCTCCCCTCGTTCATCAGGCACATCCCAAGGGGACTACCCCTGAGCCCTCAGATAGAGCTCGGCCCCCTGCTGCCCCTTCAGGAGCTGGGACACACCCACACTGGTACATCCCTGGTGCAAGGGGTGGGAAACAATAAGTTAGGGGGCCAGATGTTGTGCAGGGATTTACAAGTGTCACCACATGGGTGATGGTTGAATGAGACCCCCACCCAGAAGCATTCAAGCAGAGCCTCCATGAGCCATGCTATTGATAGGAAGCCTGACCTGCAATCAGATGGTGCAAGAGCTCTCACCCCTGTGAGCACACCCACTCCCACACTCATCCTGAGCCACCTGGCACCCAGATTGGGGCAGGGGGTGGATGGGGCTACTGTGAGTTGCTCTATCTGGGTACCCAGAGCTCTCAGTTCTGCCTGGGAACCACTGTTCTGGGACAGACCAAGTGATCAAGCTGAGGAAGGCTCACCTACAGAAGGAGGGAGAGCTGGAGAAGGTCAGGAGGAAGAGGCACTTGGATTTTCTGGACATCCTCCTCTTTGCCAGAGTGAGTGTGTGTAGGAGAGGCCTGAGGCTTAGCCCAGAAGCTCAAAGGAAGTGGCAAACCCTGCACTCTTGCTGTGGCTTCCCCAGATGGAGAATGGGAGCAGCTTGTCTGACAAAGGACCTCCATGCGGAGGTGGATACGTTCATGTTTGAGGGCCACGACACCACAGCCAGCGGCATCTCCTGGATCCTCTATGCTCTGGCCGCACACCCTGTGCACCAGCAGAGGTGCCTGGAGGAGATCCAGAGCCTCCTGGGGGATGGCGCCTCCATCACCTGGTGAGTGCTCAAGAGATGGGAGAGCCTGGCTCACTCAGCTAGAGAAGCACCTGGTCTGCCTGGACCTTGTCCACACTTCAGGATGGGCTTCGGTTTCAGGGACCACCTGGACCAGATGCCCTACACCACCATGTGCATCAAGGAGGCACTGCGACTCTATCCACCAGCACCACGTGTCAGCAGAGAGCTCAGCAAGCCCTTCACCTTCCCTGACGGACGCTCCTTACCCAGAGGTATGAACCTCATCACACTCACTAACCTAAGCGCTCTGCAAGAACACAAGGAAGATCAGAAACCCACGTGTCCCAGAGCAGTTCTGAATCTCTCTGGGTCTTGTTTCTTTGTAAATAAATAGATGTAGTTAGGATGACATGTTTGAAATCTTGGCACAGAACTAGACCCAACAaaagctcaataaataaatgctaGTCTTTGAATGTGGGCTCAGGAATTAGCCCTAAAATTCCAATTCCCTGAGATGTGAGGGCTGGAGAGACAATCAGACAGCAGTAGGTGGAGACGTGCTGCTTTCCTTATGGGGTCTAGGAAAATGGGGGAGATGCGGAATCTGCTCTCATGGATCAGATGGCCCAGTCTCTGAGGACCCCTCAGGTTGATGGTAGAGAGCAGCTGATGACCGGATCTGAGACCCCTGCCACGGCTGGAGGCCACCTCTTAGCTCATCTCCCATTGAGTTTGAATGCCAGCCCTGCCACATCTTAGCTGTGTGATCATAGGCAAGTCATTCAGTCTCTGAGGCTCAGGTGCCTCATCTGAATAATGGGGATATGAGAGCCTTTCTTGGAGGGTtgatgtgaggattgaatgagttaatgCATATTCCCCAAGGGCTCATGGATGGCACTTGATAAATGTGAGTCGTCACTTGAGTTGCTCCAAAAAGTAAGCCTCCAGTTCTTTTTTGCTTCTCAATCCTGGGTCATGGTTATCTCCTCCTAATCTGTGCACATGAACTTTGCCATGTCCACCCCACCTCTCTTGCAGCAGGATCATTCCACTCAGAGTGAGGGGAAGTGGCTCTCATGGTGGCTTCCAAGACTTTCCTGCATGCACATGCCCCCTGCTGGCAGAGGGAGGGGGCCCCACCCCATGGGTATGAtcagtcttctctcttctcctcctgccccacAGGAATCATAATCGGGCTCTCCTTTTATGCCCTTCACCACAACCCAAAGGTGTGGCTGAACCCAGAGGTATGATGGCCGTGGGAGGAGGGGATGGGATGATCTCTCCAGACCAACACCTCCTCTCACTCCCACCTCAGGAGTCCTGTCCCCTCATGGATTGAAAGGAGGGGCTTGACCCCACTGTCCTGTCCCTGGCGCTCTCTCTGCAGGTGTTTGATCTTTCCCTGTTTGCACCAGGTTCTGCTCGACACAGCCACGCTTTCCTGCCTCTCTCAGGAGGACCAAGGTGCGATTTTCTGTACCGGAGAGAGAGGGTTTTACTGGGTGCACACCCGATGTTTGTGACCTCCTACGTTCATATTGGCGTCTGTAGTTATGCACTTCTATGTCAGTGTGTGGGGAAGGAGGCATGTGTCTCTATGTACAAAAGAAAGGTAGCATTTCATGACATGCCACAGGGACTTTGACCCTCTGACTTTCCAAATGGCCAGCCACAACTCAGTGTAAGTGCTGTTCCAAAGTTcagtgtattctgttgttttccACAGTTTAGGAGAAGGACTTTACAGAATTAGaaattttcatgaaaattaaatttcaggtGGTTGCTTTTCCCAATTATCATTAATCGTAACAGGTGGTTTCTCTCTTCCCACACTCACAGTCCAGCCCAGCACCTTTTCTCGTTAATTCTCCCATCTGCCAGTCCCTGTCTCAGTGATGTTTGCATGTGTCTGGATTTCCAGCCCCTTCCTTGTCCTAACTGTTCAGCCTATAAATGGAAGGTTGCAGTAGCCATTGGAAGAAAGTTTCACACCAATATGTGTCTACTCTATTTTTATAGTCTATCCCAGTAAAATTTGATATAATATTCATATAACCATGACAACTTTTCCAGTCGGAAAAATTCTTTGTATGAAGTGGGATCTATAGTCCCAGATCCTACATGGTCTAATGTTGGCAAAAATATAACATAATGAGGACAATCAATTGCTTTTGAGAGAAAATCCGCTATTCTGTGTATGACACATGCATTTGAAAGCTTCCTGGTGTGTAAAATACAAAGCACACATGAGACAGCTGTTGAGCTGGACGAGTCCCCTCCAGAGTGGCTGCTGTGAAAATCCTCCAAGGCTGCTGAAATCGTCCTGTGAAACAGTAAGTTCCACAAACATTGAAAGTAGTTACTAGAAACAAGCTTTTTCTGAATCCGTAATTCTGTGGATTCTTCAAATGGTGAATCAATTTTCACAGAACAGGCTTTAATCAAACTGCTCTTCCAGAAATAGACTCTAGGATTTGGTTTCTCCCAGAACTGGGTCCTTCCTCATAGACACTGGCTGCAGGCTGTAGCTGCCACTAGAGGACAGGAGAGTACTAGGCAGCTCAATTCCTAGGTCAGAACTAATGCTACTTTTATTTTACTCCATtccatgtttatttgtttttcagttcAATTAACTTCATTCAATTATGAAACTATTTATTAAGCCCACCTCTGTGGGCCAAGTCCTATGCTGGGAGGTGGAAATACAGAGATGAAAGACACTGTCCTTGCCTCCTAGAGTCCACAGTCAAGAAACAAATACCTCTACTAAAGAtaaacatcattcattcattcattcattctttcactcactcattcactcactgagCAGACTATTGGATGTTCCATATTTCTGGCACTGTCCTGGGCACTGCACAATGAGATGTCCTTGAATAAAACACTAATGGTTCCTTGGGGGTCTGGGGAGGAAGAGGCAGATTCAGCAGAGGGGGTGAGGGCAGGCTGTGATTGGACTTAGCCTTGAACTTGCGGCAGGCAGAGTTGGAGGGAGGCATTCTCGGCGATCTCAACACACGTGGAGCTGGACAGGTAAGAGGTGAGTGAGGCAACAGCCCATAGAGGGCTTTGGTGCCAGCTGAGGCATTTGGAATGTCCTAGCGGCATAGGAGGGTCTGAGCTGGGCCGTGGCTTCAATGTAGagggagtggaggcagggagacaggaaaatccaggtgaggagactgagggatGGTAAGGAGGGACATTTCTGGACTAAATTGGAAGGCTACAGAGGATGGTTGACTGAAGGGACGAAGGGCAGGCAGGAGTCTGGCCCATTAATTGTGAGGCAGATGGTACTTTAGGCTGAGGGTCGCCACTCCGTGGCCCTCCAGGAAGCTTCCCTGTCGCCACTCTGACTTCCTAACACAACTCCATCTTGTCTTCTCTCTGAAGATTGGGGTCCCTGTTTTGTCTCCCAAGAGGCTGAGGGCCTGAGAGTGTGGCCCAGCCTGCCCCCTACTGTGCCCTGAACTGGCCTCCACATTGTGAAACCAGAAACTGTGGAAGGAGTGagcaaattaataattttttagtgaTTCACTTGACTTGACTTGTGGCTTAGAGTACTGACCCTCGCCTAACAGGATTTCAGGCCTGCTGAGAGCAGAAGTAGGAGTTAGGAGCTAGTCCTGGAGGGAAGTAGGCTCTGTCAGAGGTGAAGGGGAGGGTGTGAACCAAGGGGTAGAGGTGTGTGACTTGTAAGGATGGTATTGGGGCTGGGTCACATACAGGAGAGCCCTGAATGCCCTGTTCCTGGCTCGGGCCCAGTGGGTCAATCCGTGCCCAGCTCGCAGCAGAGTTTGAGGccacttctcattttgtttcccCTCCCTGGCACAGGGACTGCATCGGGAAGCAGTTTGCCATGACCGAGCTGAAGGTGGCCATGGCCCTGACACTGCTCCGCTTTGAGCTGGCGCCGGATCCCTCCAGAGTCCCTGCTCCCATTCCAAGAATTGTGTTGAAGTCCAAGAATGGGATCTACCTGTGTCTCAGGAAGCTCCTCTAACACTTTTTGGGGACAAGGACAGGCTCAGAGAGACGTTTGCAACCATCCTGTCTTCCTGTCACTCTCTCCTATCCCCTGAGTATCTGTCCACTTCCTGCTTTCTATCTGCCCACTTGGTGATCTAACTGatctcctgcctcctgcccatcAGACCATCACCgttctctctctcatccttctCCAGGCTCCCTACCTGTTGGTCTGCCTGTCTCTGACCCACCTCCATCTCTGACTGTCACCAAACTCCTCATCATTTGCCTGTCCGCCAGCCTGTCTGTCCTCTCCCTGTCTTTCCCTTTCTGCCCGTCTGTCCATCCTTgtgttagtttcctttgctgttatAATAATTTACCACAGCCTTAGTGACTTAAGACAAAGTGACTTAAGGCAAATTTCTTCTCTTATGGTTCTggagtcagaagtctgaaatggtttCATTGGACCAcaaccaaggtgttggcagggccgccCTACCTCCAGGCCTCTGGGAGAGAatctttctctttgcctttccAGCATCTAGAGatgcattccttggctcctggatCTTCCTCCAGATTCAAATCCAGCAGCATTTTCAAAGTCTCTGTGCTCTGTCTTCATCTGGCATTCTGCTTTAtgaggacctttgtgattacacaGGCCCACTCACATAAAACAGGACGTGGTCACAgggtccagggattaggatgtggacaccgCTGGGAGCCAGTATTCAGCCTGCTGAGTCCCTGTGTAACTACCATCAGTCTGTACTCCCGATCTCTTCTGTGTGTTAATAGTCTACCCTTTTTTCATTCACACCCCCTCTCCTTCTTTCCCACTCCCTGTGACAAAGTTCACAGTGTCCCATGGAGTGGTGTCATCCCTTGGAAGGAGAaggatggaagagaagagagagagaaggggagggaagacagaggagaCAAGGAAAGTAGATAATATCTGCTCTGTGGTGCCAAGACCCCAGCAGGGCCAATCATgtcccatcacctccaaaagactcaggaagaaactttgaccttccctctaACTGTCCAAAGGGATTTAACATAGAAGGCTTGTCACAAGAAGGAGCTATAACCGTaggtaactatagtataatatgaactaggtgtggtagacagggaggaacgtagcaaggcccatttgaccaaagtcctctctgtgtcccattgtctctagatggcccaacaaacatttgtttattaaaCATTAATTCTTTCCATCTTCTGTAAATGCCTCCTTTCCCCTATGAAAGTCCAGACTCCTGTTCCTTTACCTTAATCTAGAATGACATAGGTGTCTTATTTTGCCTGACTCTCTTTGGAATTTTTTGTGCTTATGTGAATTCCCTGTGCCCACATATTAaactgtttgattttctcctgttaatctgccttatgtcattttaattatttgaccagccacaAGAACCAAGAAGGGAAGGGGGaattttcccctcccccacatgGGAGAGCTTTCTGAGGCATGGCTGTATAGGATGTGATAGAGCAAGGTGTTGTCCTTTGTGAAACCAACTGGCCCTTTCAGGGGCTCAAATAGGCACCAAGATCTACCTCATGGTCAGGTGAGAAGATGGGGTTCCACCTGAGGGGCTAAAGGGAGAAAGCTGTTCCCAAGTtaagatttttgtgtatttttagcAATTTCACACTGTCCTCACCTTGGTCCAGCTGAAAATGGTAAGAAGGAGGTGGGGTGTCTCTGATCAGAATTAGTCCAAGAGAAGCTCAAGGGGTCAAAGTCTTGAAATGAGAGGGCAACCCCACCACCATATCCAGAACACCATTAACACGTGTCTTAAGCTATTACTTAGCACTGATGAACAGAAATATACTGTGAGCCATAAATGTAATTTCAAGTGTTCTGGTAGCcacatttttaaaaggcaaaattaattttaataataggaTTTATTATACAGAAAATATCATCATTCCAAAATGCACTCaatgtaaataattattaaggaaaCATTCACCTTTTCTTGTACTATGTCTTCAAAATCCAGCGTGTGGTTTACATTTCCAGTACATCTCAGTTCTAACTaggcacatttcaaatgctcagtagacacatgtggctaatggctaccacaCTGGACAGAGTAACTCTAGACCTGCAGACCTTGTCTGGCCTCCCGGTGGACTAGTCTGCTACCCATCTAAGTAGGGGGAGACCAGAAATACAATGGTCAGTGGTATTATTTCCACGTTGGAGGTAAGCGTGCACCCATTTAGAAGTTAAGCCAAAATGATTATGTGATCAGTTGTTACTGAGACATGCGGTCCAACTTCCCATTACATGTAACAGATCTTAAATACTAGAAGCTTATGTAAAAGGATATGTCTGTACATGTTGTAAGTGTTTAGAGTTTCAAGAACGTTGAATCAAGGAACTCAGGTATGCTACACACATCTTCTTTTAGCCTCTCCAGATCCTCTCTCCTCCATTTCCCATCCTGTTCTGGGCTCTAAGAAGCTGACCCACATGGTTTCCTGTTGGGTTTGGCCAAAAAACGACATTAATAGGCAAactggagggtgggaggagagagtggTTGGCTTGTTTATCCCAGGGCCCCACCCTACCAGGCTGCCTCAGGTTGGCTGCAGGCTCTACTGAAGCCACAACTCCTGTCTCATGGCCTTTCCCAGCAGCAGTCTCTCTCCAGGTTTGTAACTCTCCCTCCTGTGTCCCAGCAGACCTAGAAGTGGTAAGCACTTCCGCAGTTGTTTGCTCCATTTTGTTTCTCCTAAACCTTACGCTTACCTTTGTAAATAGCTCCTTTATAAAACTCTCCTCAAATTGCCCAACTTGAGTGTGTCATCATTTCCTACCAGAACCCTGATTGTTACACCCAGCAAAGGGAGTCTGTGTTGCCAGAATTACTATTAGGAGTCTACACTCTTGCAGATATCTAGGTAAGCGCTTGGTAGAGCTTGTTAAGTAAATGACTTCTGTACAGAATGTGGCAATTTAGAGCAGGTTGTGTAGCATTATGCCAATCTGTTCATTCAAAGCAAAGAGAAAGTAGGAATAGGGGAAGAGAACAGTTTTCCTTTAGTGGAAAAGTTTTACATTCttggtttttatgtttatttttgcttgCTTTGTGACATTTGCCAATTCTATGTGTATCTAACAAAAAGTGACTTACACAGCACTAGTTCTTTGAAGTGCTTACACGTAAGATGGTCATACCTTTGGGTTTTCCCAGATGGCAGGATTGTGGTGAAGACCCCAAATACTGAGAACCACATTTATtcctgaaaaagaaaggaaatgaagagatCGCAAGAGAAAGAGCAAGTTGTGAGCTCCCGGTACACCACTTTTCAGTAAGACTTCTCTTCTTAAAGGGAAAGAGCTAGCTCCCGACAGAACTGTGTGTGTGCTGTAGCTGACACCAGCAGCGAAGGACCCGTGGGAAGATGAGGTGTGGTGGTACGTTAGTATTCAAACAACGATCTATTTAATACATGATTCTATCTTAAGGAGCTATTGGTATCATGTGAAAATGGTAAGCCATGCTTAGATTGTCTGCTACTTCTGGAAATTACTTATATATCTACTAATGTACTATTAAGCACCCATGAGAGACAGTTTGGGTGCATAAGAACAGAATCATAATTCTATCATACAGACCCAATGAAAACTTTCTGTTGGTGCTGTTCATATATGGAAGCTAATGAATTTTGGCAAATATCCATATGGTttggagtttttttaaaa encodes:
- the LOC131413225 gene encoding LOW QUALITY PROTEIN: cytochrome P450 4A11-like (The sequence of the model RefSeq protein was modified relative to this genomic sequence to represent the inferred CDS: inserted 4 bases in 2 codons; deleted 1 base in 1 codon) yields the protein MAGGKNREEKDEELQQMMKXGEKFPCACPRWLWGTKVQVLVYDPDYMKMILGRPDPKSHSSYRFLVPWIGYSLLLLNGQMWFQHRRMLTPAFHYDILKPYVWLMADSVRVMLDKWEELISQDSHLEIFGHVSMMTLDTIMKCAFSHQSSVQTDRNSQSYIQAIEDLNNLFFLXARNVFYQNDIIYRLTPDGRWSHQACQLAHQHTDQVIKLRKAHLQKEGELEKVRRKRHLDFLDILLFARMENGSSLSDKDLHAEVDTFMFEGHDTTASGISWILYALAAHPVHQQRCLEEIQSLLGDGASITWDHLDQMPYTTMCIKEALRLYPPAPRVSRELSKPFTFPDGRSLPRGIIIGLSFYALHHNPKVWLNPEVFDLSLFAPGSARHSHAFLPLSGGPRDCIGKQFAMTELKVAMALTLLRFELAPDPSRVPAPIPRIVLKSKNGIYLCLRKLL